The following are encoded in a window of Cucurbita pepo subsp. pepo cultivar mu-cu-16 chromosome LG12, ASM280686v2, whole genome shotgun sequence genomic DNA:
- the LOC111806511 gene encoding probable mitochondrial adenine nucleotide transporter BTL1, with protein sequence MSQSSKSPIQYRAVLSKSMPFESQSHKKNYADEVTSAAAFDDAYAISMHSKQLIEIDNNAKPPFHFQLPDARLAVKDFFRTREVAEFVSGALAGAMTKAVLAPLETIRTRMVVGVGSKQIAGSFIEVIEQQGWQGLWAGNAINMVRIVPTQAIEFGTFEWVKRTMTAAQERWSKKERSSVHIGPVNLHLSLSWISPVAVGGAAAGVVSTLACHPLEVLKDRLTISPEVYPNLSIAVSTIYRDGGLGAFYAGISPTLVGMLPYSTSYYFMYETVKNAYCLKKKKKSLNRIEMLLVGALSGFTASTISFPLEVARKRLMVGALQGKCPPNMAAAITEVVREEGLKGLYRGWGASCLKVMPSSGITWMFYEAWKDILLVNNNHI encoded by the exons ATGTCGCAAAGTTCCAAATCCCCCATCCAG TATCGGGCTGTGCTGTCCAAATCCATGCCGTTTGAATCGCAGTCGCACAAGAAGAACTACGCCGACGAGGTAACCAGCGCTGCTGCTTTCGATGATGCGTATGCCATTTCGATGCATTCCAAACAACTCATTGAAATCGATAACAACGCTAAACCGCCATTTCACTTCCAGCTTCCGGATGCCAGGCTTGCCGTTAAA GATTTCTTTAGGACTAGAGAAGTTGCTGAGTTTGTTAGTGGAGCCTTGGCAGGGGCTATGACAAAAGCTGTGCTTGCTCCTCTTGAGACAATCAG GACGAGAATGGTTGTCGGTGTGGGATCAAAACAAATTGCTGGTAGCTTTATTGAGGTCATTGAGCAGCAAGGTTGGCAGGGTCTATGGGCTGGAAATGCAATCAATATGGTTCGCATAGTTCCTACGCAGGCAATTGAATTTGGAACATTCGAGTGGGTAAAACGAACAATGACTGCAGCACAGGAGAGATGGAGTAAAAAGGAACGGTCAAGTGTACATATTGGCCCTGTCAATTTACATTTATCACTCTCCTGGATTTCTCCTGTTGCTGTAGGCGGTGCCGCTGCTGGTGTAGTTAGCACTCTAGCATGCCATCCTCTTGAAGTTTTGAAG GATCGCTTGACAATCAGTCCCGAGGTTTATCCTAATTTAAGCATTGCAGTTAGCACGATTTACAGAGACGGCGGCCTTGGTGCATTTTATGCGGGTATTTCACCTACACTCGTTGGCATGCTTCCATACAGTACAAGTTATTATTTCATGTACGAGACAGTGAAGAACGCATACTgcctaaagaagaaaaagaaatctctgAACCGTATAGAGATGCTTCTGGTTGGAGCTCTTTCAG GTTTCACCGCGAGCACGATCAGCTTCCCTCTGGAAGTGGCTAGAAAGCGACTGATGGTAGGAGCTCTACAGGGGAAATGCCCACCAAACATGGCAGCAGCAATTACTGAAGTGGTCCGGGAAGAAGGCCTTAAGGGACTCTACAGAGGATGGGGCGCTAGCTGTTTGAAGGTCATGCCTTCTTCTGGCATCACCTGGATGTTTTATGAGGCCTGGAAGGACATACTTTTGGTCAACAATAACCATATATGA